The genomic stretch GGGCCAAAGAACTTGAAGAAAGCCACAAACGCATCCGTCGCGCGGTTTCTTTGCGGATAAAGGAGCTCAAGGTTAGGCCTCAATGGCCGCCGGATCTCCTCGGCCTTTTAATCCTGCAACCAATGGTGAGAGGATGAAGATCTTTCCCGCGGTGCGCATGGAAGGCGGGCTTTTCGCCCCGGATCTCTTTGAAAGGGTTATCAACCAGGACCTTCCCGGCCAAAAACCAGCAGATTTTGGCCTCTCCTCGCGCCAGGACCTCATTAACGAGATAGCCGCGGTCTTTGCCGACGCCCGCTCCCTTTGGGAAATCTTCAAGCATCGCCTCGAAAGGCTACCGAAAGAAGCGCGAGGGGAACGCCTCCCCCGCCTCACCCGGGAATATTTAGCCATTCCCCTGCTTGGTCTTCTGGGCTATGAGCTTTACTCAAACCACCCCCACTATTACAAATACAAAGAAGGCGGGCTTACCTTCCGCATCTCCCACCGCGCCGGGGAAGACCTTTACGCCCCTCCGGTCCACATCGTCTCCTTTGAACAACCCTTGGGGCAGCTCGCGGAGAGATCGCGCTTTTCGCCCCACTCTTTGGTCCAGGAGTTTCTTAACCGCACCGAGGCCCTCTGGGGCCTGGTGACCAATGGCAGGGTGATCCGTCTCCTGCGCGACAGCACTTACCTCCGCCGCCAGTGTTATCTTGAATTTGATCTGGAGGCCATCTTTGAGCAGCACCTTTTCGAAGATTTTTTGCTCCTTTTCCGCCTCCTGCACCGCAGCCGCCTCCCCAGGGGCGCTGAAGACGCCTCCCAGTGTTTGCTTGAGCAGTACTACCAACTTTCTCTTGAAGAGGGTGAACGGGCCCGCGACCGCCTGCGCGACAGTGTGGTCTCCTGCCTCACGGAGCTGGCCCAGGGCTTCCTCAGCCACCCGGAAAATAACAGGCTCAGGGAGCGCCTCTCCTCCCCGGACGACTCTTACAACGCCCTGGCCTTCTACCGCGATCTCCTGCGGCTCATCTATCGCTTCTTGTTTCTCCTGGTGGCGGAAGACCGCGGGCTCTTAAGTGACGATCCCCTCTATCGCGAGCACTATAGCGTCTCCCGCTTCAGACGCTTGGTGGAAAACCGCTCCTTTTACACCGAGCATGAGGATCTCTGGCTTTCGCTCCGCGTCCTCTGGAAACTTTTAAGCGACGCCACCCCGAAGGCCGGGGGCAGGCCCCTGGCCTCCTATCTCGGGCTAAGCCCTTTGAACGGCGAGCTTTTCTCCCCGCTCTTTCTGGATGAATGCCTCATTCGCAACCGGGAGCTCCTTTCGGCCCTCTGGTGGCTTCTTAACTACCGGGAAAGCGGGGCCGACCTTCCGCACCGCATCAACTACGCGGCCCTGGATGTCGAAGAGCTTGGCTCGGTTTACGAAAGCCTTCTAGACTATCAGCCTACGGTCACCAAAAAAGAAGGCCAGGTTCTAACCTTTGAGCTCAATCCCGGCACCGAACGCAAATCAACCGGCTCCTACTACACCCCTGCGCCGCTGGTAGCGGAGCTCATCCGCTCCGCCCTCGAACCCGTAATCAAAGAACGCCTCAAGGAAGCCAAGCGAATAGCGAACGGGGAATGGCGAACAGCAAACTATTCGCTATTCGCCGCGAAGGCCATTCTTGGCCTTCGCATCATCGATCCGGCTTGTGGCTCCGGACATTTTCTTTTGGCTGCCGCCAGAAGGCTTGGCAAGGAGCTAGCCCGCATTGAGACTGGGGAAGACGAACCCTCCCCAGAGGCCGTGCGCAAGGCGGTGCGTGAGGTCATCGCTCATTGTATCTACGGGGTGGACAAGAATCCCCTGGCGGTTGAACTTTGTCGCGTGGCCCTGTGGATCGAAGCCCACGTCCCCGGAAAACCCCTCACTTTTCTTGACCACCACATCAAATGCGGGGACTCTCTGGTTGGCGTTTTTGACCTTAACGTGCTCACCCAGGGCATCCCGGATGAGGCCTTCAAACCCCTTGAAGGAGACGAAAGGTCCGTCTGTCAGGAACTTCGGAATACCAACAGGAGAGCCCGGAGGAGACTTTTCGGGGAGAGTCTTTTTAACCCCAGAGGAGAAATAGAGAAGCTGGCGGAAGAGTTCCGCAAGGTGGACGAACTTGCCGAAGACACGGTGGAGGCCCTCCACGAAAAGACCGCTCGTTGGCAGGCCCTGCGCCGAAAGCCCGAATGGGAAAAGCTTAAACGGGCCTGTGATCTCTGGACTTCGGCCTTTTTCATGCCCAAGACCCAGAAAACCACTTCCTTGGTGCCCACTTCGCACGATCTCTATGGTCTTTTAGCCAACCCCGGCGCCCTTTCTCCCCAGAAGCTTGCCCAGGCCGAGGCCCTGGCCGAGAAGCACCGCTTCTTCCACTGGCCGCTTGAGTTTCCCGAGGTCTTTGCCCGGGGCGGCTTCGATGTGGTTCTGGGAAATCCGCCCTGGGAAATGATGCAACTTGAAGAAGTTCAATTTTTCGCCACACGTGCTCCAGAAATAGCCCAGACCAGAAATTCAGCAGAGCGGAAAAAGTTGATTAATAAATTGAAAGAAACCAATCCAGCACTGTATGAAGAATATTTAAAAGCCAAACATTACCAGGCGGCTATCAATCATTACATCCGTAAAAGTGGGCGCTTCCCATTAACTGCTTATGGAAAGTTAAATACCTACAGCGTCTTTGCCGAACTGGCCCTGCGGCTCACCTGCCCCGCGGGCCGAGCCGGCATCATCGTTCCCACCGGCATCGCCACCGACGATACGAATAAACATTTCTTTAGCCACCTCATGGAAAACGGCCTGCTTGCCAGCCTTTATGATTTTCAGAATAGGGAAAGGCTATTCCCAGCCGTAACCACTCAACAAAAGTTTTCTCTCCTCACTCTTCACCATTCATCTTTTCTCCCCTCTCCCTCTGGGAGAGGGGTTGGGGGTGAGGGTCCCTCGCCAAAATTCGTCTTTTTCGCCATCCGCGTGGAGCATTTAAGAGACCCGCGGCGCAGCTTCACCCTCACGGCCGAGGACATCGCCCGCATAAACCCCAATACCCGCACCACCCCCGTCTTCCGCACCAGCTACGACGCCGAGCTGACCAAAAAGATCTACCGCGTCCCGGTCTTGGTGAACGAAAAGACCGACGAAAATCCCTGGGGCGTTTCCTTTAAGCAAGGTTTGTTCAATATGTCCTCTGATAGCCACCTCTTCCGCACGCGGGAGCAATTGCAGGCCGCAGGGTATGAGCTTAAAGGGAACATTTTTGTGAAAGCGAATAGCGAACGGCGAACGGGGAATAGACCACTCGCTACTCACCATTCGCCACTCGCCGAAATTTATTTGCCCCTCTACGAAGCCAAAATGATCTGGCAGTTCGACCACCGCTTCGGGAGTTATGAGGGTTTGGAGAGACGCTCACATCAATTATTCCATCCAGATCCAAGGCACAAAAGAATCTTCGATTTTGTTGTTCAATCTTGGTATTGGGTCCCGGCGGGAGAGGTGCTTCAACATTTAGAAAACAAGAGAAACTTAGGTTGGCTAATCGGTTTTCGGGATGTTGCGCGCGCTACAGATGAACGCACCGCCATCTTCAGCCTGCTGCCAAAGGTGGGAGTGGGGCATACCATGCCTTTAATTTTTTTATCACCTCAGAGTGTTTTTATCGCTTGTATATTGGCTAATTTTAATTCTTTGGTTTTTGACTTTTGTGTTCGTCAAAAACTCGGGGGTACTCATTTGACCTATCACTATCTCAAACAACTCCCCATCCTCCCACCCGAAATCTATACCACTCGCCACTTACTATTCGCCATTCCCCGCATCTTAGAGCTCACTTACACCGCCTGGGATCTAAAGCCCTTTGCCGACGACCTCTGGGCCGAGGCCGATGAAGACCTCCGCTCCGCCATCCGCAAACAATGGGAGGAAAATCAGCGAATAGCGAACGGCGAACAGGGAATAGCGAACGGAGAACAGGGAACAGGTCCGAAGGACCGCAACCATTCGCCACTCGCCATTCGCCATTCGCCCCCCGAATGGCTTGAGATCATTTACTCCCTTAATCCTGACCATCCCAACAAGGACGCCTGCCCCCTTCCACCTTTCAAGTGGGACGAGTCTCGCCGCGCCCGCCTCCGCGCCGAACTCGACGCCTTCTTCGCCAAACTCTACGGCCTCACCGAAGAAGAACTCCGCTACATCCTCGACCCCCAGGACGTCTTCGGCCCCTCCTTCCCCGGCGAGACTTTCAGGGTTTTAAAGGAGAAAGAAATCCGCCAATTCGGCGAATACCGCACCAAACATCTCATATTGGAGGCGTGGGAGAGGCTATTCAAAGATCAAGGGGGAAAATGGGAGGGTTGCTTGAATGAGAGAAGAATTTGAAGAAAGTGTCAAAAGAAAAATCAAAGTTCTATGGTGGCAGTTGGTCCAAGTGAACTCAAGCCTTTTTATTTTGGAAAAAATAATTAACTTTCCATGAGATTTGTTTTTCCCCAAGCCCTCATTCACTTTTTGGGAGCTTACTCTAAAGAAGTTTTATGACACATGTGTCCTGATAATTTTCAGAATAACAGAAAAAGATCTTAAAAAAAATTAAGTTTGCAGTAGATAATCGCGGAAATAAAGTGTCTAAAATTAGAAAACTACTTGAAAAATGTAGATGAAACAAACAAGAAAGTTCTAGTGATTAGGCATAATGAAATAGCACATTTGCAAATGGATGACTGATCGCAAAGTGCGTCAAAAATATTCGTTTAATATAGATACGTTGAATAGGTTAACAAAAAATTTGAACATGGTTTTTTGTGAAATTTGCAAATTGTTTAATCAAGATAGAGGACTTGTTTTGTGGGGATTAGACGATGAGATGGAAGAAATTATGGATAGCATTGCAAAACAAAGCCCTTTAATAAGGATGCCAGAAGATCAGCCAGACTATTGGGAGGTCTATAAGAAAGAATTGAGCATTGATGACCTTAATATTCTCAACCATTATCGCGGTAAATTTGGCTTGCCATATGTGTGAGATCCATATCATACTGGAGTTTATAAAGTTGCCAAAAGGCTTTGGAAGAAACCAAAATACTATTTGAAAGTGTATTAAATATAATCTTCAAAGAAGCTTAGGAGGATAAAAAGAGGTATAGGTGGGCGAAGCTGGGGGATGCTAAGTTTTTTAAAATATAAATTAGTTCAACGCCTAAGACGGGTGTAAAAGAGTATTGGGAAAGGAGCACTAAATGGCTAGCGCCAAAAGACTTAGGTAAAAGTCAGGAAATATTATGTTAATGACACTGAACGAAAAATAGCAAAAGAAGGGGTTAAAAGTTGTTCAGCTTCTTTAGTCTCAAAAGGTAGTATTGTTATATCAAAAAGAGTACTATTGTATATGTATTTTATATGTATGATATTCTTTCCGAAGCTATATATTTCAAAGAAAGTATTTTAAACAAAGCCTTTAGGGGGCGTCGCTGTGAATAGTCAGTATCAGCTAAGGTTTTTAGATGACTGCCCTGTATTTGAAGATAAAATCGGATTGCACAATAATATTGCTAAAAGTATAAAGAATATAATTGCTTTGACTCATGCCAGCAAGGAAAATGGTCATAAGAAGAAAATAATAGGTCTCTTTGGTTCTTGGGGCTCAGGTAAATCTACTGTAGTAGAGATATTAAAACAAGAATTAGGAGATAAGAAGATATTTATATTTGATTCATGGTCCCACAGGGGAGATTTTCTAAAGAGAGCTTTTCTATTAGAATTGGCAAATAAGTTAGGAGTTAAGGAGGAAGAATATAAACAAGAGATCGGTAATGGTAAACTAACTATGGAAACTGTCTTAACAAGAAAAGTAATAAATAGGATTATTGATTCTAAGCCATTATCAAAGCTAGATAAACCTATCAAATACTTAACATCTATACTGATATTATCAGTTATAATTATTGCTCTTACTAAAATCTTGAGATACCTAATACTGCCTTTGGTTCCAAATAATTTGGTTGATCGCTGGGATAAATTCGCGCCTAAATGGATTATTCTCGTGATTCTCACATTGTTAATTCTTTGGAAAAGAAAATTTATAAGTCAAGTATTAAGTGATTTTATAAATTTTTACTTTTTAAGAAAAGCAAATATTACAGAATCTCACACAACAAAAGAAGATTTAGAATTCACAAATTATGATTACGAAAAATACCTATCTGATATTATTAAAATAGCAAAAGAGAAAAACAAGTTCGATACAAATAGTCCGTTCATTATAGTTTTTGATAACATAGACAGGGTAGAAGATGAAACTGTCTTGAATACACTCTCTCTAATACAACTGACAAACGAAGCTATAAGCAAATCCAAATTTAATAATATTTACTTTCTTATACCCATAGATAAAGAGCGCCTTAAGAAAACTGTAAAGACAATAATTGCAAAAAGTGATTCTGATGATGGGGAAAGAGAAAAGTTTGCACGTGATTTCTTAGAGAAAATTTTTCCTTACAAGATTACTATACCAAACATTAGTCACACAAATTGGAGGGAATTCTTTGTGGAACTAATAAAGGAAGCTTTCAGCTCTTCAAGTATTTCTGAAAATGACATATTATTTATTAGACGCTTATTTGAACAAGCTATTATTGAATCAAATACTAATCTTACTCCACGGGAGATTAAAAACTTTATAAATAGCCTCGTTGAAAATTATATTTATTGGCAAAACTTTGAAAAAGCTCCAGATTTGAAACTTCAAGCTTTATTTGTAATACTTAATAATTATCTAAGTGAAGAATTAAAAGGATTTATAGATAAATTTGAAGAGTCTAAAAGCTTTGAGAAAGTTATACAATCAGTCAATGGGAATAATGCCGATAGAAGCAGTAAAAGTGGTAGTTTTGAGAAAATTAAAAAAATTATAGACATTGCTAAAAATGAATTTACTGAAAAAGAAGTTCTTGCATCTTTACTAAAACAATTTTATAGAACAGATAAAATATACACACTATTTGTTGAACAATTTAATAATGCTATCAATACTAAAGATGTGG from Thermosulfuriphilus ammonigenes encodes the following:
- a CDS encoding Eco57I restriction-modification methylase domain-containing protein — its product is MKIFPAVRMEGGLFAPDLFERVINQDLPGQKPADFGLSSRQDLINEIAAVFADARSLWEIFKHRLERLPKEARGERLPRLTREYLAIPLLGLLGYELYSNHPHYYKYKEGGLTFRISHRAGEDLYAPPVHIVSFEQPLGQLAERSRFSPHSLVQEFLNRTEALWGLVTNGRVIRLLRDSTYLRRQCYLEFDLEAIFEQHLFEDFLLLFRLLHRSRLPRGAEDASQCLLEQYYQLSLEEGERARDRLRDSVVSCLTELAQGFLSHPENNRLRERLSSPDDSYNALAFYRDLLRLIYRFLFLLVAEDRGLLSDDPLYREHYSVSRFRRLVENRSFYTEHEDLWLSLRVLWKLLSDATPKAGGRPLASYLGLSPLNGELFSPLFLDECLIRNRELLSALWWLLNYRESGADLPHRINYAALDVEELGSVYESLLDYQPTVTKKEGQVLTFELNPGTERKSTGSYYTPAPLVAELIRSALEPVIKERLKEAKRIANGEWRTANYSLFAAKAILGLRIIDPACGSGHFLLAAARRLGKELARIETGEDEPSPEAVRKAVREVIAHCIYGVDKNPLAVELCRVALWIEAHVPGKPLTFLDHHIKCGDSLVGVFDLNVLTQGIPDEAFKPLEGDERSVCQELRNTNRRARRRLFGESLFNPRGEIEKLAEEFRKVDELAEDTVEALHEKTARWQALRRKPEWEKLKRACDLWTSAFFMPKTQKTTSLVPTSHDLYGLLANPGALSPQKLAQAEALAEKHRFFHWPLEFPEVFARGGFDVVLGNPPWEMMQLEEVQFFATRAPEIAQTRNSAERKKLINKLKETNPALYEEYLKAKHYQAAINHYIRKSGRFPLTAYGKLNTYSVFAELALRLTCPAGRAGIIVPTGIATDDTNKHFFSHLMENGLLASLYDFQNRERLFPAVTTQQKFSLLTLHHSSFLPSPSGRGVGGEGPSPKFVFFAIRVEHLRDPRRSFTLTAEDIARINPNTRTTPVFRTSYDAELTKKIYRVPVLVNEKTDENPWGVSFKQGLFNMSSDSHLFRTREQLQAAGYELKGNIFVKANSERRTGNRPLATHHSPLAEIYLPLYEAKMIWQFDHRFGSYEGLERRSHQLFHPDPRHKRIFDFVVQSWYWVPAGEVLQHLENKRNLGWLIGFRDVARATDERTAIFSLLPKVGVGHTMPLIFLSPQSVFIACILANFNSLVFDFCVRQKLGGTHLTYHYLKQLPILPPEIYTTRHLLFAIPRILELTYTAWDLKPFADDLWAEADEDLRSAIRKQWEENQRIANGEQGIANGEQGTGPKDRNHSPLAIRHSPPEWLEIIYSLNPDHPNKDACPLPPFKWDESRRARLRAELDAFFAKLYGLTEEELRYILDPQDVFGPSFPGETFRVLKEKEIRQFGEYRTKHLILEAWERLFKDQGGKWEGCLNERRI
- a CDS encoding P-loop NTPase fold protein, producing MNSQYQLRFLDDCPVFEDKIGLHNNIAKSIKNIIALTHASKENGHKKKIIGLFGSWGSGKSTVVEILKQELGDKKIFIFDSWSHRGDFLKRAFLLELANKLGVKEEEYKQEIGNGKLTMETVLTRKVINRIIDSKPLSKLDKPIKYLTSILILSVIIIALTKILRYLILPLVPNNLVDRWDKFAPKWIILVILTLLILWKRKFISQVLSDFINFYFLRKANITESHTTKEDLEFTNYDYEKYLSDIIKIAKEKNKFDTNSPFIIVFDNIDRVEDETVLNTLSLIQLTNEAISKSKFNNIYFLIPIDKERLKKTVKTIIAKSDSDDGEREKFARDFLEKIFPYKITIPNISHTNWREFFVELIKEAFSSSSISENDILFIRRLFEQAIIESNTNLTPREIKNFINSLVENYIYWQNFEKAPDLKLQALFVILNNYLSEELKGFIDKFEESKSFEKVIQSVNGNNADRSSKSGSFEKIKKIIDIAKNEFTEKEVLASLLKQFYRTDKIYTLFVEQFNNAINTKDVDTINKIVELLGDKDKIIALIDAAIESKSDYEQDINLLLKLIFSFQKSKLKVYNTYNTYETFIITSLKDIIADIEELSKLDISNVNEFKYIIDSNTEIRNMFIEKSAEIITLTSKEE